The Lichenihabitans psoromatis genomic interval TCAGCCGAAACACTACCGGCAGGCCATGCCGTCGATAAAGCGTTTCGGCGTCGCGCCTCACGGCCTCGAAGTCGGGGCCGGGGCTTCAGGCATTGGCCGAATTGGCTCGCTTTGTATAACCATCATGCAGGCGCAGCAGCCAGCCGCCACTCAGCACAGTCGTTTTGGCCGGCCACGCATTGAAGCCGCATTCCTCGATGGATCGGATGGCCGCGTTGTCGATCATCAGGGCTCCGGATCTAACAGCGCGTCGAGCGAGGCGACGATCCGGGTTGGCGGCAAGTCGTGATATTCGTCGGGCATGCCGCCGCGGTTGAGCCAAACGGTTCCGAACCCAAAGGCCGCCGCGCCCGCGATATCGCAACGGTTCGACGACACGAAGGTTACGTCGGCTGGCGGCGTCCCGAACTGTGTTTCGACAAGCGCATAGCCACGCGGGTCCGTCTTGAAGGTCCGGAGTAGATCGACCGACAGAACCGCATCGAGCACCGGGCCGAGACCGGCCGCCGAAACAGCACCACGCACCATGGCCTCGGTTGCGTTGGACAGGATGGCGGTCGCGCAACCCTCGCGCTTGAGCCGCGCCAAGGTGGGCCGGGCATCGGGGTAGGGCGTCAACGTCTCGTAGGCGGTCAGCAATTTCTGCCGCGTGGTTGGATCCAGCCCACCACAGCGCGCCGCC includes:
- a CDS encoding haloacid dehalogenase type II, with protein sequence MPRLFVFDAYGTLFDVHAAVIPLRGEIGAQTDRLSELWRQKQLEYSWVRVLMGRYVDFWAITEAALDYAAARCGGLDPTTRQKLLTAYETLTPYPDARPTLARLKREGCATAILSNATEAMVRGAVSAAGLGPVLDAVLSVDLLRTFKTDPRGYALVETQFGTPPADVTFVSSNRCDIAGAAAFGFGTVWLNRGGMPDEYHDLPPTRIVASLDALLDPEP